The Candidatus Woesearchaeota archaeon genome window below encodes:
- the pfdA gene encoding prefoldin subunit alpha — MKPSPKDKLNQKDQEKYLQLQMMSQQIKATQEQLISLDKQEQQLIDTLETLEVFKQSQINSEILTPVATGIFAKAELKNNTNLIVNVGANTAVEMNIEHTKELIFTQIEEVKKVHEQLSGDLQKLGTEAHKLEHEVHGTECHH; from the coding sequence AGATAAACTTAATCAAAAAGATCAAGAAAAATACTTACAATTACAAATGATGAGCCAGCAAATTAAGGCTACTCAGGAACAATTAATTAGCCTGGATAAACAAGAACAACAATTAATTGATACTTTGGAAACACTTGAAGTTTTTAAACAATCACAAATAAACTCCGAAATTTTAACGCCTGTTGCTACGGGTATTTTTGCTAAAGCAGAACTAAAAAATAATACAAATTTAATAGTGAATGTTGGCGCAAATACTGCGGTAGAAATGAACATTGAACATACTAAAGAATTAATCTTTACACAAATTGAAGAAGTTAAAAAAGTTCATGAACAATTATCAGGGGATTTACAAAAACTAGGAACGGAAGCGCACAAACTGGAGCACGAGGTACATGGTACTGAGTGCCATCACTAA